The Chitinophagales bacterium genome has a segment encoding these proteins:
- a CDS encoding DUF2177 family protein, with protein MKYLLLFISTLVIYLLLDGIWLGVIAKNFYKTKLYFILNNYFNYYVAILFYVVYIVGLMHFVILPGITHQSVLKVFLNGAFLGFLCYATYDLTNMATIKQWPFIVTVVDILWGSLLAALVSTASYYVALKIF; from the coding sequence ATGAAATACTTGTTATTGTTTATCTCAACTTTAGTAATTTATTTATTACTTGATGGAATTTGGCTAGGAGTTATTGCAAAAAACTTCTATAAAACAAAATTATATTTTATACTTAATAATTATTTTAACTATTATGTAGCTATTTTATTTTATGTAGTATACATAGTCGGATTAATGCACTTTGTTATTCTTCCAGGTATAACACATCAATCAGTATTAAAAGTATTTTTAAATGGTGCATTTTTGGGATTTTTATGCTACGCAACTTACGATTTAACCAATATGGCAACTATAAAACAGTGGCCATTTATTGTAACAGTAGTAGATATACTTTGGGGAAGTCTACTTGCGGCACTAGTATCAACAGCTTCTTACTATGTTGCATTAAAAATCTTTTAA